From the Marinitoga sp. 38H-ov genome, one window contains:
- a CDS encoding enolase C-terminal domain-like protein — MNRKRDVYYWQERSVTKYLKNEWVEHAVFKINSQGIEGIGAGTPNPDYGETYKTTMAIIEKMRKLTENWEDLNEYAEFEKEMNNIVKFDMSSKTAVEIAIADYILKSKNIDLAKILFSKRLMNENMIKVYVYSNMDFNVFNEVECGSILKIEFLEKVDIKELNELKEKIKGYNIWIDFKGLFDHYEMRRVLNLLKDLKIVALEQPLPVGNELAVKDIMYKYPIFWDESFKNLNDILRLKDYSTGLIFEITKFGGLIKTSEYLNLARDIGLETVISSRIEHPITLNWAKKIMNSFNYADLDYSHYIIKTSK, encoded by the coding sequence ATGAATAGAAAAAGAGATGTGTATTATTGGCAAGAAAGAAGTGTTACAAAATATTTAAAAAATGAATGGGTTGAGCATGCTGTTTTTAAAATTAATTCACAAGGTATTGAAGGTATAGGAGCGGGCACTCCAAATCCTGATTATGGCGAAACTTATAAAACAACAATGGCAATTATAGAGAAAATGCGTAAATTAACAGAGAATTGGGAAGATTTAAATGAATATGCTGAGTTTGAAAAAGAAATGAATAATATCGTTAAATTTGATATGTCTTCAAAAACAGCTGTGGAAATAGCGATAGCTGATTATATATTAAAATCAAAAAATATAGATTTGGCAAAGATATTATTTTCAAAAAGATTAATGAATGAAAATATGATAAAAGTATATGTGTATAGTAATATGGATTTTAATGTGTTTAATGAAGTAGAATGTGGCAGTATTTTAAAAATAGAATTTTTAGAAAAAGTTGATATTAAGGAATTAAATGAATTAAAAGAAAAAATAAAAGGATATAATATATGGATAGATTTTAAAGGCTTGTTTGATCATTATGAAATGAGGAGGGTATTGAATTTATTAAAAGATTTAAAAATAGTAGCCTTAGAACAGCCTTTGCCAGTTGGAAATGAATTAGCGGTAAAAGATATAATGTATAAATATCCTATTTTTTGGGATGAATCATTTAAAAATTTAAATGATATCCTAAGGTTAAAAGATTATTCAACAGGGCTTATATTTGAAATAACGAAATTTGGAGGATTAATAAAAACATCGGAATATTTGAATTTAGCAAGAGATATTGGTTTAGAAACTGTAATATCCTCTAGAATAGAACATCCTATTACTTTAAATTGGGCAAAAAAAATAATGAATTCTTTTAATTACGCTGATCTTGATTATAGTCATTATATAATTAAAACATCTAAATAA